In Posidoniimonas polymericola, one genomic interval encodes:
- a CDS encoding glycosyltransferase — MTNPPRPMRVMFLQTSMPVGGAEVLLVNLVRGLERERFAPEVVCLKEPGPLGEQLAAELPVHSGLLGSKYDLTILPRLASLMRDRQIDGVVTVGAGDKMFWGRLAAKVAGVPVIASALHSTGWPDGVGRLNRMLTPLTDAFIACAKPHGEHLISGERFPAAKVHVIPNGVDTDRFSPSAEPLAARTELGIDPTAPVVGILAALRPEKNHEMFLHAAAKVREEIPEARFLIIGDGPRRGELESLRTRLGLSEAVTFLGSRSDIPGVLAAIDVLALTSHNEANPVSILEAMACGKPVVATDVGSVGETVIPGQTGALCPAGDPDAFAAALVELLDNPLHARQLGAAGRELVVADWSLQAMIDGYQRLLSGLLEQKTGRVLPASERSDLPAVAAGEPSEPVDAPAGELENCLS, encoded by the coding sequence ATGACCAACCCACCTCGCCCGATGCGGGTGATGTTCTTGCAGACCAGCATGCCCGTCGGCGGCGCCGAGGTGCTGCTGGTGAACCTGGTGCGCGGGCTCGAACGCGAGCGGTTTGCTCCAGAGGTTGTCTGCCTGAAGGAGCCCGGCCCGCTGGGCGAGCAGCTGGCGGCCGAGCTGCCGGTGCACTCTGGCTTGCTGGGTTCGAAATACGACCTCACAATCCTCCCGCGTCTGGCCTCGTTGATGCGCGACCGGCAGATCGACGGCGTGGTGACCGTCGGCGCCGGCGACAAGATGTTCTGGGGCCGGCTCGCGGCCAAGGTGGCCGGCGTGCCGGTGATCGCCAGCGCGCTGCACAGCACCGGCTGGCCCGACGGCGTCGGGCGGCTCAACCGGATGCTCACCCCGCTGACCGACGCGTTCATCGCCTGTGCGAAGCCCCACGGCGAGCACCTGATCTCCGGCGAGCGCTTCCCGGCCGCCAAGGTGCACGTGATTCCCAACGGCGTCGACACCGACCGCTTCTCGCCCTCTGCCGAACCGCTGGCCGCCCGCACGGAACTCGGCATCGACCCCACCGCGCCGGTGGTCGGCATCCTCGCCGCCCTGCGGCCCGAAAAGAACCACGAGATGTTCTTGCACGCCGCCGCCAAGGTGCGTGAGGAGATCCCCGAGGCCCGCTTCCTGATCATCGGCGACGGCCCGCGGAGGGGTGAGCTGGAATCGCTCCGCACGCGGCTCGGCCTGAGCGAGGCCGTGACCTTCCTCGGTTCTCGCTCCGACATCCCCGGCGTGCTGGCCGCGATCGACGTGCTCGCCCTGACCTCGCACAACGAGGCCAACCCGGTCTCGATCCTCGAGGCGATGGCCTGCGGCAAGCCTGTCGTCGCGACCGACGTCGGCTCGGTCGGCGAGACCGTCATCCCCGGCCAGACCGGCGCCCTCTGCCCCGCCGGCGACCCCGACGCCTTTGCCGCGGCCCTGGTCGAGCTGCTCGACAACCCGCTGCACGCCCGCCAGCTCGGCGCCGCCGGCCGCGAGCTCGTGGTCGCTGATTGGTCGCTCCAGGCGATGATCGATGGGTACCAGCGGCTGTTGTCCGGCCTCTTAGAGCAGAAGACCGGCCGCGTGCTGCCTGCCTCCGAGCGGTCGGATTTGCCCGCGGTAGCCGCAGGCGAGCCCTCGGAGCCAGTGGATGCGCCCGCCGGCGAGCTCGAAAACTGCCTCTCGTAG
- a CDS encoding lysophospholipid acyltransferase family protein, which produces MITETALTLLARFLSGVSVRWVDCQPDTCQRVYFANHTSHIDVILVWSALPYRVRRLTRPVAAKDYWSKGWIRPRLAKVYNAMLIDRKAIKVHQSPIQLMLDQMGHEFSVILFPEGGRQSGERVGEFKSGLYYLAKKRPDLELVPVYLNNMNRVLPREEYLPVPLLSSCTFGPPIWLEDGEGKNDFLARARDAVMKLSRFDVDEE; this is translated from the coding sequence ATGATCACCGAGACTGCGCTCACCCTGCTGGCCCGATTCCTCAGCGGGGTCAGCGTGCGCTGGGTCGATTGCCAGCCCGACACGTGCCAGCGGGTCTACTTCGCCAACCACACCAGCCACATCGACGTCATCCTGGTCTGGTCCGCCCTCCCCTACCGCGTCCGCCGGCTGACCCGCCCGGTCGCCGCCAAGGACTACTGGAGCAAGGGCTGGATCCGACCGCGGCTGGCCAAGGTTTACAACGCGATGCTGATCGACCGCAAGGCGATCAAGGTCCACCAGAGCCCGATCCAGCTGATGCTCGATCAGATGGGCCACGAGTTCTCGGTGATCCTGTTCCCCGAAGGGGGCCGCCAGTCGGGCGAACGGGTCGGCGAGTTCAAGAGCGGCCTCTACTACCTGGCCAAGAAGCGCCCCGACCTCGAGCTGGTGCCGGTCTACCTCAACAACATGAACCGCGTCCTCCCCCGCGAAGAGTACCTGCCGGTCCCGCTGCTCTCGAGCTGCACGTTCGGCCCCCCGATCTGGCTCGAGGACGGCGAGGGGAAGAACGACTTCCTCGCCCGCGCCCGCGACGCCGTGATGAAACTAAGCCGGTTTGATGTCGACGAAGAATGA
- a CDS encoding polysaccharide deacetylase family protein, whose protein sequence is MPYWKEVLLGCYYLASLPARRRAAVDRAALKREPVCTLFYHRVADDHPNEWTMSRDAFEQQIEWIAEHYDVISLQEAQRRIAAGENRWPSVCLTFDDGYAENCEFAAPLLLRKNLPFTYFVSTNHVLGGEPFGHDLENGVALRPNSIAELRALAEAGVEIGAHTRSHANLGAIADERVLRDEIAGSKTELEEQLGRSIRYFAFPFGLHANLNRAAFRIAHEVGFHGVCSAYGAYNWPGGDPFHIRRIHADPELIRLKNWLTIDPRKLESAEFDPGDYRATPAPVGVNSH, encoded by the coding sequence TTGCCTTACTGGAAAGAAGTCCTGCTCGGATGCTACTACCTCGCCTCGCTCCCTGCGCGGCGGCGGGCGGCCGTCGACCGCGCCGCACTCAAGAGGGAGCCGGTGTGCACGCTCTTCTACCACCGCGTCGCCGACGACCACCCCAATGAGTGGACCATGTCGCGCGACGCGTTCGAGCAGCAGATCGAGTGGATCGCCGAGCACTACGACGTCATCAGCCTCCAGGAGGCCCAGCGCCGCATCGCCGCCGGCGAGAACCGATGGCCCTCGGTCTGCCTGACGTTCGACGACGGGTACGCCGAGAACTGCGAGTTCGCGGCGCCGCTGCTGCTCCGCAAGAACCTCCCGTTCACGTACTTTGTCTCGACGAATCACGTCCTGGGTGGCGAGCCGTTCGGGCACGATCTCGAAAACGGCGTAGCCCTGCGACCCAACTCGATCGCCGAGCTGCGGGCGCTCGCCGAGGCGGGCGTCGAGATCGGCGCCCACACACGCTCGCACGCCAACCTGGGCGCCATCGCAGACGAGCGGGTGCTCCGCGACGAAATCGCCGGGTCCAAGACCGAGCTCGAGGAGCAGTTGGGCCGGTCAATCCGGTACTTTGCCTTCCCGTTCGGTTTGCACGCCAACCTGAACCGGGCCGCCTTCCGGATTGCCCACGAGGTAGGGTTCCACGGGGTCTGCTCTGCCTACGGCGCCTACAACTGGCCGGGCGGCGACCCGTTCCACATCCGCCGGATCCACGCCGACCCCGAATTAATCCGCCTCAAGAACTGGTTGACGATCGACCCCCGCAAATTGGAATCCGCGGAGTTCGACCCCGGCGACTACCGCGCCACGCCCGCTCCGGTGGGAGTCAACAGCCATTAG
- a CDS encoding lipopolysaccharide biosynthesis protein, which translates to MLTVAVVQRSVGFGRGILFCRWLDAESLGHWEMAYGFLLLAAPLAVLGLPGSFGRYLTRYREEGRLWMFLRRTATWTFCLAGCAVAALLVFRQQFAQLVFGDPTSTGMMAAVAACLSTVILMHFLEAVFAGLRLFRIVSTMHFCQSMLFAAVALSLIQFRAADAVSVILAYSAGCLVTSLGVLAWASLRTEPTPDAAPQLSHRQFWPPLMRFAVWVWVTNLLSNLFAVVDRYMIVHCGGFAPDDALAQVGNYHASALVPMLLVSISNLLVGAMTPHLSHDWEAGRREQVSDQLNLTLKLGPLVMMVAGAVVLLFNPLLFELVFEGRYPNGQAVAPWTLATCVWFGMLLVAQTYVWCAEKSRRAAWPLAAGLTVNVVLNLVLLPRLGLLGAVVATAVATLIAFAIQIWVNHRVGMRVSIGLCLCGLSPLALAGGPRVAVSAIAVMTLGVVFTNLVINGQEKHLLASVARGYLARLPLHRTPPNPSVTT; encoded by the coding sequence TTGCTGACCGTTGCCGTGGTGCAGCGGTCGGTGGGGTTTGGCCGTGGCATCCTGTTCTGCCGCTGGCTCGACGCCGAGTCGCTCGGCCACTGGGAGATGGCCTACGGTTTCCTGCTGCTCGCCGCTCCGCTGGCGGTGCTCGGGCTGCCCGGTTCGTTCGGGCGGTACCTGACCCGCTACCGCGAAGAGGGGCGGCTCTGGATGTTCCTCCGCCGCACCGCCACGTGGACCTTCTGCCTGGCGGGCTGCGCGGTGGCGGCGCTGCTGGTGTTTCGGCAGCAGTTTGCGCAGCTGGTGTTCGGCGACCCGACCTCCACCGGCATGATGGCCGCGGTGGCCGCGTGCCTGTCGACCGTCATCCTGATGCACTTCCTCGAGGCGGTGTTCGCCGGGCTGCGGTTGTTCCGGATCGTCTCGACGATGCACTTCTGCCAGAGCATGCTGTTCGCGGCGGTCGCCCTGAGCCTGATACAGTTCCGCGCGGCGGACGCCGTGAGCGTGATCCTCGCCTACTCGGCGGGGTGCCTGGTGACCTCGCTCGGCGTGCTCGCCTGGGCGTCCCTCCGCACCGAACCCACCCCCGACGCCGCGCCGCAGCTGTCGCATCGGCAGTTCTGGCCGCCGCTGATGCGGTTCGCGGTGTGGGTCTGGGTAACCAACCTGCTGAGCAACCTGTTCGCGGTGGTCGACCGCTACATGATCGTCCACTGCGGCGGTTTCGCCCCCGACGACGCGCTCGCCCAGGTCGGCAACTACCACGCCAGCGCCCTGGTGCCGATGCTGCTGGTGTCGATCTCCAACCTGCTGGTCGGAGCGATGACGCCGCACCTCAGCCACGACTGGGAGGCGGGCCGCCGGGAGCAGGTCTCCGACCAGCTGAACCTGACGCTCAAGCTCGGCCCGCTGGTGATGATGGTCGCCGGCGCCGTGGTGCTGCTGTTCAACCCACTGCTGTTCGAATTGGTGTTCGAGGGCCGCTACCCCAACGGCCAGGCCGTAGCGCCCTGGACGCTCGCCACGTGCGTCTGGTTCGGGATGCTGCTGGTCGCACAGACGTACGTCTGGTGCGCGGAGAAATCCCGCCGCGCCGCGTGGCCGCTGGCCGCCGGCCTGACGGTCAATGTCGTGCTCAACCTGGTGCTGCTGCCGCGGCTCGGCCTGCTGGGCGCCGTGGTCGCGACCGCCGTCGCGACGCTCATCGCCTTCGCGATCCAGATCTGGGTCAACCACCGGGTTGGCATGCGGGTGTCGATCGGCTTGTGCCTGTGCGGCCTGAGCCCGCTGGCGCTGGCCGGCGGCCCGCGGGTCGCGGTCTCGGCAATCGCGGTAATGACGCTCGGCGTCGTGTTCACCAACCTGGTGATTAACGGTCAAGAGAAACATCTCCTGGCGTCGGTGGCGCGGGGCTACCTTGCGCGGCTCCCGCTGCACCGCACTCCTCCGAACCCTTCGGTGACAACATGA
- a CDS encoding GNAT family N-acetyltransferase — protein MSLRLLTSIDELEPLAGDWERLAGGVPMRGPDWLIGWARHYEADPFVLSVWRGDQLIGLAPWRTDASVRSGRVLCWLGDGEVCTDHLTLICAESDAAEVVAQIADWLVDESQEWDLLSLDHCDQTDTTLGLLFDALAHRQCETTAQPDDACWTIELPPDWEAYLALQSKSHRKQLRRAERRVLNSDACVWRLVETPDELHQAWPILVDLHQRRRNSLGEPGCFASPPFAAFQRELAERLLAKDQLRVSWLELDGRPAAAELHFACPNHIYAYQGGVDPDRLDDEPGRLSTIATLHHAMQQSRTSFDFLRGDEPYKAHWRASPQPTLCRCAAAPRRAARLRAQANRAADSLHDLLKSGLQGVLSHPQT, from the coding sequence ATGAGTCTCCGTCTGCTAACGAGCATCGACGAACTCGAGCCCCTCGCAGGCGACTGGGAGCGATTGGCCGGCGGCGTCCCCATGCGCGGCCCCGACTGGCTGATCGGCTGGGCCCGGCACTACGAAGCCGACCCGTTTGTGCTGAGCGTCTGGCGGGGCGACCAGCTGATTGGCCTCGCCCCCTGGCGGACGGACGCCTCGGTTCGTTCGGGGCGCGTGCTCTGCTGGCTGGGCGACGGCGAGGTCTGCACCGATCATCTCACCCTGATCTGCGCGGAGAGCGACGCCGCCGAGGTCGTGGCTCAGATCGCCGACTGGCTGGTCGACGAGTCGCAGGAGTGGGACCTGCTGTCGCTCGACCACTGCGACCAGACCGACACGACGCTCGGGCTGCTGTTCGACGCGCTCGCCCACCGTCAGTGCGAGACCACCGCCCAGCCCGACGACGCCTGCTGGACTATTGAGCTGCCGCCCGACTGGGAGGCGTACCTCGCCCTGCAGTCCAAGAGCCACCGCAAGCAGCTCCGCCGCGCCGAGCGGCGGGTGCTCAACTCCGACGCCTGCGTCTGGCGCCTTGTCGAGACCCCCGACGAGCTGCATCAGGCGTGGCCGATCCTGGTCGACCTGCATCAACGCCGCCGCAACAGCCTCGGCGAGCCGGGCTGCTTTGCCTCTCCGCCATTCGCGGCCTTTCAGCGAGAGCTCGCCGAGCGGCTGCTGGCGAAGGACCAGCTGCGGGTCTCTTGGCTGGAGCTCGACGGCCGCCCCGCCGCGGCCGAGTTGCACTTTGCCTGCCCCAACCACATCTACGCCTATCAGGGCGGCGTCGACCCCGACCGCCTAGACGACGAGCCGGGCCGGCTGTCGACCATCGCCACGCTGCACCACGCGATGCAGCAGAGCCGGACCAGCTTCGATTTCCTCCGCGGCGACGAACCGTACAAGGCCCACTGGCGGGCGTCGCCCCAACCCACCCTATGCCGCTGCGCGGCCGCGCCACGCCGAGCCGCCCGCCTGCGGGCGCAGGCCAACCGCGCCGCGGACTCGCTGCACGACCTGCTGAAGAGCGGTCTGCAGGGAGTCCTGAGTCACCCCCAAACGTAG
- a CDS encoding GumC family protein, which yields MNTAPPLSLTPAVVFSLLRKHRTLWIAPAIAGFFLAAVCSFMTPRTWSARQGLIIRSEAAGYASQRLGKFTDLSEMKTVQETMLELARSQSVLSAVLLEVGPSSSWGTGDWPSKADVASFRKRLNITPPGGAEFGNTEVFYVEVQDHDPLRAEKLVAALSNQLEHRLQTLREERAASMVHELQRSVSMAEASLSTEVERLAEYESTLGPQLGELRNLISSNGSQGSLEQQAAAVEQEIRGLETNRRKNELLLLTLKAAAENPERLQATPSSLLDTQPTLQRLKQGLVDAQIRTADLMGVRSANHPLVKAAIETQDHLRQQINEQAPEAIRGVEMELAVTDARKASLAKELVGLHATQSLLAQKRAEYSQLLSNVENQSRVVEEGRKQLADANAHQAGSTSASVLARIDNAEAGLFPIGPGRTTTAAAGGLLGLIAGLGAVFYFFAPRPDAQPMVVQTPAESPAPRKPVPARRAAAAAALSPTIATFVQEAGLTGGSVFVGS from the coding sequence ATGAACACCGCTCCGCCCCTCTCGCTGACCCCGGCCGTTGTCTTCTCCCTGCTGCGGAAGCACCGCACGCTGTGGATCGCCCCCGCGATCGCCGGTTTCTTCCTGGCCGCGGTGTGCTCGTTCATGACTCCCCGCACCTGGTCGGCACGGCAGGGCCTAATCATCCGCAGCGAAGCGGCCGGCTACGCCAGCCAGCGGCTCGGCAAGTTCACCGACCTGTCCGAGATGAAGACCGTGCAGGAGACCATGCTCGAACTGGCCCGCAGCCAGAGCGTGCTGTCAGCGGTCTTGTTGGAGGTCGGCCCGAGCAGCTCGTGGGGCACTGGCGACTGGCCGTCGAAGGCCGACGTCGCGTCGTTCCGCAAGCGACTCAACATTACCCCGCCCGGCGGAGCCGAATTCGGCAACACCGAGGTCTTCTACGTCGAGGTCCAGGACCATGACCCGCTGCGGGCCGAGAAGCTGGTGGCCGCCCTTTCGAATCAGCTCGAGCACCGTCTGCAGACGCTCCGCGAAGAGCGGGCGGCCTCGATGGTACACGAGCTGCAGCGGAGCGTCAGCATGGCCGAAGCGTCGCTCTCGACCGAAGTCGAACGCCTGGCCGAGTACGAGTCGACCCTCGGCCCGCAACTCGGCGAGCTGCGTAACCTAATCTCGTCCAACGGCAGCCAGGGCTCGCTCGAGCAGCAGGCGGCCGCTGTTGAGCAAGAGATCCGCGGCCTCGAAACCAACCGCCGCAAGAACGAGCTGCTGCTCCTGACCCTCAAGGCCGCCGCCGAGAACCCCGAGCGGCTGCAGGCGACCCCCAGCAGCCTGCTCGACACCCAGCCCACGCTGCAGCGGCTCAAGCAGGGCCTGGTCGACGCCCAGATCCGCACGGCCGACCTGATGGGCGTCCGCTCGGCCAACCACCCGCTGGTCAAGGCCGCCATCGAGACCCAGGACCACCTGCGTCAGCAGATCAACGAGCAGGCCCCCGAGGCGATCCGCGGTGTCGAGATGGAGCTGGCCGTCACCGACGCCCGCAAGGCGTCGTTGGCCAAGGAGCTCGTCGGCCTGCACGCCACACAGTCGCTGCTCGCTCAGAAGCGGGCCGAGTACTCGCAGCTGTTGTCGAACGTCGAGAACCAGTCGCGGGTGGTTGAAGAGGGCCGCAAGCAGCTGGCCGACGCCAACGCCCATCAGGCCGGCTCGACCAGCGCCAGCGTGCTGGCCCGGATCGACAACGCCGAAGCCGGCCTGTTCCCGATCGGCCCCGGCCGGACCACCACGGCCGCCGCGGGCGGCCTGCTGGGCCTGATTGCCGGCCTGGGCGCCGTGTTCTACTTCTTCGCCCCCCGCCCAGACGCCCAGCCAATGGTCGTCCAGACCCCGGCCGAGTCGCCCGCTCCCCGCAAGCCGGTCCCCGCTCGCCGAGCCGCGGCCGCCGCCGCTCTCTCCCCGACAATCGCTACGTTCGTTCAAGAGGCGGGCCTGACCGGCGGCTCGGTGTTTGTCGGGAGCTAG
- a CDS encoding phosphatidate cytidylyltransferase — protein MDPYNWALAATVVTLLAIATLIGRILQRQPNLGLNPAAVEAFNGRLRAWWIICCLLPVAFLSRPLTVFVFFGLSFWALREFITLTPTRLSDHRALFWVFFLFAPLQYVLVAYDNYQLYSVFIPVYAFLFIPLRVAIAGDPRRFLERVAKIQSGLLICVYCLSFAPALLYLKSKSGVTNPLDQSDTARLLFFFVTMVILSEAVQFAWSRLYGRNVIAPEINNSRTWEGFLGGAATTGLLGMVLGIFAPYHELWHAGITSMLISVMGFAGAMTMSAIKRDRGVRDYGTLIEGHGGVLDRIDALCFAAPVFYHFSRRLLDAI, from the coding sequence ATGGACCCTTACAACTGGGCACTCGCCGCGACCGTGGTCACGCTGCTGGCCATCGCGACGCTCATTGGCCGCATCCTGCAGCGGCAGCCGAACCTGGGCCTCAACCCGGCCGCGGTCGAGGCCTTCAACGGCCGGCTGCGCGCGTGGTGGATCATCTGCTGCCTGCTGCCGGTGGCGTTCCTCAGCCGCCCGCTGACGGTGTTCGTGTTCTTCGGCCTCAGCTTCTGGGCGCTGCGTGAGTTTATCACGCTCACGCCGACCCGGCTGTCGGACCACCGCGCGCTGTTCTGGGTGTTCTTCCTGTTCGCGCCGCTGCAGTACGTGCTGGTCGCCTACGACAACTACCAGCTCTACAGCGTGTTCATCCCGGTGTACGCGTTCCTGTTCATCCCGCTGCGGGTCGCCATCGCCGGCGACCCCCGCCGTTTCCTCGAGCGGGTCGCCAAGATCCAGTCGGGCCTGTTGATCTGCGTCTACTGTTTGAGCTTCGCGCCGGCGCTCTTGTACCTCAAGTCAAAGAGCGGCGTCACCAATCCCCTCGACCAGAGCGACACCGCGCGGCTCTTGTTCTTCTTTGTCACGATGGTCATCCTCAGCGAGGCGGTCCAGTTCGCCTGGAGCCGCCTGTACGGCCGCAACGTGATCGCGCCGGAGATCAACAACAGCCGCACCTGGGAGGGCTTCCTCGGCGGCGCGGCCACGACCGGCCTGCTCGGCATGGTGCTCGGCATCTTCGCCCCCTATCACGAGCTGTGGCACGCCGGCATTACTTCGATGCTGATCTCGGTGATGGGCTTCGCGGGCGCGATGACCATGAGCGCCATCAAACGCGACCGCGGCGTCCGCGACTACGGCACCCTAATCGAGGGCCACGGCGGCGTGCTCGACCGGATCGACGCCCTCTGCTTCGCGGCTCCGGTGTTCTACCACTTCAGCCGCCGGCTGCTCGACGCGATCTGA